A segment of the Bacillota bacterium genome:
GGGAGGAAGGGTTGCTGGAAAACATGGTCGCCCACGATTGCCCGGAACTCAATGCCGACGAGCGGCGGCTCATCGTGCAGCGGGTGCGCCGGCACCGGGGAGCCAGGAAGCTACGCCAGGAGCTGGTGAGGCAGCGGGCGGAAGAAGTCCTGGAAACCCACAACGGGATTGTCATCGACGGATTTGTGCGTTTTCGCCTGCACGATTACCTGGAAGGGTTGCGCGCGGCCGCTTACGAGGCCTTGAACGATTATTTACTGGAAAAGGAATACCACCAGTTTATTCGCTTACTGAGGTCCTTTGTTGAGGTGCGACAGGGTTCCTGCCGGCTTATCCACGTGGTTTGTCGGGCCGACGGCAGATTTCAGTTGCTCGACCGTCAGAAGCAAACCATCGGCGCGGGCGCAACACAGGCTTTCCTGGAAGACGAAGCGGGCGACGACGAAATACTCATCAGTACCCTGGTGGCACTGGCCCCGCGCGAGGTGGTGTTGCATCGCCGCACCGGGTATGAAAGGCCGGCATGGAGGATTATCGGGGAGGTGTTCCGCGGACGTTTGCGCGAAT
Coding sequences within it:
- a CDS encoding putative sporulation protein YtxC, whose protein sequence is MAGKIVVSGSRYMGQLKKQLLRYLRVCAAEATGGRYTLLTCVADRRVGRARLKRRIAAVVAKLVVQRWEEGLLENMVAHDCPELNADERRLIVQRVRRHRGARKLRQELVRQRAEEVLETHNGIVIDGFVRFRLHDYLEGLRAAAYEALNDYLLEKEYHQFIRLLRSFVEVRQGSCRLIHVVCRADGRFQLLDRQKQTIGAGATQAFLEDEAGDDEILISTLVALAPREVVLHRRTGYERPAWRIIGEVFRGRLRE